CAAAACCcgagagactagttcgcatataacAGATGGTCAGACAGACGAAGTTTGTACTCATGTTCTAACAAGGGCAAATATTTGTCGACAGATGTATTAAAAAGAGAGTCGGTAAACCactaaactttatttttagcTTTGCATCATTATCATCATTCATCATTCAGGCAAGTGACAGAAAAGTCTAGGTGTTATgacattgaaaaattttcaaaattattcactGGAATCTTTTTATTTAACTACCATTAAAATGATGGGTATAAGGTACATCAGAAAGTCATGCTTTATttgctcacatacatacataaatatttaaatataaaaatgcataaatttttcaagatttaCGTTAGTGTCCATCGCATTCTCTCATTNNNNNNNNNNNNNNNNNNNNNNNNNNNNNNNNNNNNNNNNNNNNNNNNNNNNNNNNNNNNNNNNNNNNNNNNNNNNNNNNNNNNNNNNNNNNNNNNNNNNNNNNNNNNNNNNNNNNNNNNNNNNNNNNNNNNNNNNNNNNNNNNNNNNNNNNNNNNNNNNNNNNNNNNNNNNNNNNNNNNNNNNNNNNNNNNNNNNNNNNNNNNNNNNNNNNNNNNNNNNNNNNNNNNNNNNNNNNNNNNNNNNNNNNNNNNNNNNNNNNNNNNNNNNNNNNNNNNNNNNNNNNNNNNNNNNNNNNNNNNNNNNNNNNNNNNNNNNNNNNNNNNNNNNNNNNNNNNNNNNNNNNNNNNNNNNNNNNNNNNNNNNNNNNNNNNNNNNNNNNNNNNNNNNNNNNNNNNNaaatacaatgtcaccttattttttgggtacagtagtatattgaaaaaaagaaattatttttaatatcgcACATACATTTTTAGGTATTTTGCTTGAATTGTCAGCTTCCCCACCATCATAATTTGTAAAAACAAGTTGAGATTTGCAATGTTTTTATTATCGTTTTTGTACAATTCACAATAGTtgcagatatacatacaagtatgtatctttgcatatatacatatatatacatatatttggtaaagatatatatatttataattcgatcgtttaactttttaataaatttttccctCGTCTGCATCTTTTCCCCTCTAATAGTGgcctttttataataaattccgtactacatgtacatatacatacttatatgtgctgaaaaatgtttctttaaCTTAAAATAAGTTTTCTGATTTACTTCGAACAACAATGCATAAGACCCTATTTATCTGCAGGCGCATCGTCTATAatgatctgaacaatatttcgCCTGAGCATTATACAAAGCATATCACGACCCGTTTGGCGGAGATCAAGGCCGTTGAGAGTCCTGCCGATCGTTCGATGGCCATACAGATTTTGGAGAGCACCTATCGTTTCACGCTCGGTTCACTAGCCGGCGGTAAGTAACATTTTTATCTCAGCCATATCAATGATGAAATGTATAAAATTCCGCTTTCCTTAAAAATTCAGCTGTTGGTGCTACTGTGGTGTACCCCATTGATTTGGTAAAGACACGCATGCAAAATCAACGCGCAGGCTCTTTTATTGGGGAAATCGCTTACAGAAACTCATGGGATTGCTTTAAGAAGGTAAAGTGTATAATTTCAAACTTCCATATTAAGGAACACTTTCCATTTACTTTATGCACCGTTATAGGTTATACGTCACGAGGGTGTACTCGGCTTGTATCGCGGCTTGTTGCCCCAACTGATGGGCGTGGCGCCGGAGAAAGCCATCAAGCTGACTGTGAATGATTTAGTGCGTGACAAGTTTACCGATAAACAGGGTGTGATACCGTTGTGGTCCGAAATTATGGCCGGCGCTTGTGTAAGTAGTCGAAAAATCGTCTCACAATACAACGCGTAGAGTTTTGCAAagcattttttcataatttccacATGCAGAGATAAGAGCTTACCAAAGCTTACTTAGCGCGCTTGCACGGAATGCGTACTCAGGCGAGCTTTTTTTGACTGTACTACCTAGCAAAATATTAACTGTCTAAATATAACTTTGTATGCTTGCTTTCAGGCCGGTGGCTCACAAGTGGTCTTCACCAATCCTTTGGAAATCGTGAAAATTCGTCTCCAAGTTGCCGGTGAAATCGCAGGCGGAGCTAAAGTACGTGCCTTATCTGTTGTTCGTGATCTGGGTTTGTTTGGCTTGTACAAAGGTGCACGCGCCTGCTTGCTGCGCGATGTGCCATTCTCTGCTATCTACTTCCCCGCTTATGCGCACACAAAATCGCTGTTCGCCGACGAAGATGGGTGAGTCATGTCGGGCAATAATTCTAAGGTGTttcgcaaataaaaatttttcacttattAGCTATAATCATCCACTGACCTTGCTGGCGGCTGGTGCTATTGCTGGTGTGCCCGCTGCCTCGCTCGTAACGCCTGCCGATGTGATCAAAACTCGCCTGCAGGTCGTGGCGCGCTCAGGTCAGACAACCTACACGGGAGTGTGGGATGCCACCAAGAAAATCATGGCGGAAGAGGGACCACGCGCCTTCTGGAAGGGTACTGCTGGTAAgtcttaaattttgattttattttgaaaatttcattaaaaaacaatcTCCACACTTTCATTGTAGCTCGTGTCTTCCGTTCTTCGCCACAGTTCGGTGTAACCTTGGTTACTTATGAGTTACTGCAGCGTCTCTTCTATGTCGATTTCGGTGGTTCACATCCAACCGGTTCGGTGGTAACCAAGCCAAACGTGCTCGACGAGACCACACAAAGATTCAACTCAGATCACATCGGTGGCTATCGTGCTGCTGTGCCGCTACTCAATGGCATTGAATCGAAATTCGGCCTCTATCTGCCACGTTTCGGACGCGGCACGACAAGCACAACGACCACACCAGGCTCGTGATAGAGCAGTTGCGGTCAGCAGTCGACAAGTAGTTGCTCTCAAATAAGtctattgttaaataaattttaattaataaatatttataaaagaaaacactTGTTGTTAGCAATTATTACAAAAGAAGAAAACCAAaacatgcaaataaaaaaattttacaaaataaatcaattgagcaaatattaaagaattaaagaAGACACATacacaacaaatatacataaatacatatattttttgctatgaaaatatatattatatttcaacgATTTTCAAAGGCGATAAAACGAAACAGTAcacattttatatatgaaaagtgtaaatatatattaaaaaaaagatgaagatacactgaaaaaaaatcaaaatgttaaTGTGTATTTTAGAGAAGACACTTTTGCCAACTTTTCAGAAAATCATACACACCTACACATACAGGACGAAGTCAAATCAAATGCAGAAAGaagaaagaaacaaaaaagcaacaacaagcaaaaacataaattaaaactaaaaagcaacaacaaactcaaaaatatataacatacagTGTAACTTATTTATTAATTGTGTAGAGAAGAGCTATAAAATACTGTCCGTAAATTGTTTTCGTACAATTCTTGAGTGACCTCTCGCTATGCGCGAATCTatgtaagcaaaaaataaaaaaacaaaaaaataaaaacattttttgaactaataaataatgaaacataaatagaaataaatcaCAGATTAGAAAATTATACGAACTTTGCACTCTTTTAAGAAGTTCTTTAAAACTTcaataaattgttataaatcaaataaatatatatacatatagacatatataatatgaaatagaaaatttattaaattaaaactggaaaaataaataaagaataaaataatttattagagcaaatgcaaaacattttaaaaacagaaaacaagtTACTTTCACTTAAAGAGGttctttttcaaaagttatattcttcttcttcatttgcATAGATACCGCTTAGCCGAGTATACAACAGAGCGCCAGTCGTTCTACCTTTTctgtttggcgtcaattggagattcgaAGTGTAGCCAGGTTGGCAAGAGTTAGTCtctgttggatttcgaggctgacgttgttgttggtgttaaaaaGTTTACATtgtactttttataccctgaacagggtacattaagtttgtcacgaagtttgtaacacccagaaggaatcgtcggagacccaataaagtgtatatataaatgatcagtatgtagagctgagtcgatttagccatgtccgtctgtccgtctgtctgtctatctgtccgtctgtccgtctgtctgtatatatacgaactagtctctcagtttttaagatatctttttgaaattttgcaaacgtcgttttctcttcaagaagctgctcatttgccggaacggccgatatcgggccactataacatatacatagctgccatacaaactgaacgatcggaatcaaacgcttgtatggaaaactttcacatttgacaagatatatttacgaaacttgacatatgtatgttattttctaaggcaacaatgtaatctctaaaaaacttgtttagaacggattactatagcatatagcttccctacaaactgaacacatagttactaacagaaatgcacctgtgaagggtatttagcttcggtgcaatcgaagttaacgttttttcttgtttttaatttatttagttctATACcatctctaaaatatttttctaaattttcaagttgatccgagtaatagttatAGCTCGAGGCTAGTTTTATAGGCAATTTTATATAAGTTctctatatgtgacctggtctacggaaagggggcttaggtgtcaaaaaaaaggagaacaattaatgagataacgagaaactgacgattatttttaatagcttttcccagaaaactagttttcgcacgttagctcccttttcgtagaccaggtcacgtatatacatatatatatacatatggttTACTATAGTTTACAAGTTTACAAGATCTTGAACGAATTAGAGCTATTCAAGAAACAAAAACCGTCGAGAAATTTTCAGCAgagtttgcattttttttggttaaaaaaaattatttcaaaaatagaaatttcacattttgttttaataaaaaacaaatgacTTCTATTCTATTTTCGGTGATCCTGTAAAAAGCTCAGCTGTCAATGCGGAGGCACCTGTTTTCCGAGGTTCTGCCGAAAATGACGTGGTAATGCccgagttttgaatatttttctttccaaatttcataaaatctttGTAAAGTATCTATCTTTGGTATAAGAAAACGTTTGAATAAAACacctaattttttatattaaacaaaaaatattgaaaatatcccGTATTTTGCTCAAGGAAACCCATATAACTCCTTAAGGTCCTTAAAACCGTGGGTGAAGTCCTATTACTCTCATATCTTATTCCAAATTTATTCTGCAAACTGAAATGAgagtacaaaattaaaaaaattatatactatagaacgtgaaattatttgctcaccgaagtgttctctgaataaatgcattgattgatacgatgtgtTGGACGTCTTGATAAAACCAAATGTcggcgagatcacgagcttcaatttcaggcatcaaatagtcggttatcaaggCTTGGTAACGGTCGCCAAAGACATTAGAttctcaccggtatcatttttgaagaaataagtaCCGATAATTCCAGATGaaatcacaccaaactgttggtttttctgcatgaaatggcagctctcgaatctcttcatgttgcttttcgtccccaatgcggcaattttgcttgttcatATACCCATAtccagccagaaatgagcctcatcactaaaaaaatatgattcgaaaacgtcggatcttcttggaactttttaagagttCTTTGAGCGGAACGACGTCGCTTGGtaaggtcaagcggcttcagttcttacacaaactgtagtttgtacgctttcaatttaggaTGTTGACATAAACTGCAttccatacatcagtccgagttgctgcgaacggcgccgtatcgaattttatccaataatgaaagcTGGGTCTCAAGACGAGGGACGATTCTTTATAGAACTTGAACTTTCGTATTAAAATTTAACGACTTGTAAACGTTGCTtgggcgtaagtctttccac
The sequence above is drawn from the Bactrocera tryoni isolate S06 chromosome 1, CSIRO_BtryS06_freeze2, whole genome shotgun sequence genome and encodes:
- the LOC120770833 gene encoding calcium-binding mitochondrial carrier protein Aralar1 isoform X3, whose amino-acid sequence is MPQSGSSFLKRASTDKLREVFLKYASLQKDGDYYMTSEDFVRKFLGLFTDATFNDESVRLLASIADTSKDGLISFVEFQAFEGLLCTPDALYKTAFQLFDRKGNGTVHYSDFVDIVQKTELHSKIPFNLDSSFIKRYFGEKKNRTISYAEFTQLLHDFHEEYAMEAFRSKDPAGSGYISPLDFQDVIVKVKRHLLTPVVKDNLVAVTEGHKVSFPYFIAFTSLLNNMELIKRIYLHATQGNRNEPVTKDELLYAAQTMSQITPLEIDILFQLTGALHQTGRIVYNDLNNISPEHYTKHITTRLAEIKAVESPADRSMAIQILESTYRFTLGSLAGAVGATVVYPIDLVKTRMQNQRAGSFIGEIAYRNSWDCFKKVIRHEGVLGLYRGLLPQLMGVAPEKAIKLTVNDLVRDKFTDKQGVIPLWSEIMAGACAGGSQVVFTNPLEIVKIRLQVAGEIAGGAKVRALSVVRDLGLFGLYKGARACLLRDVPFSAIYFPAYAHTKSLFADEDGYNHPLTLLAAGAIAGVPAASLVTPADVIKTRLQVVARSGQTTYTGVWDATKKIMAEEGPRAFWKGTAARVFRSSPQFGVTLVTYELLQRLFYVDFGGSHPTGSVVTKPNVLDETTQRFNSDHIGGYRAAVPLLNGIESKFGLYLPRFGRGTTSTTTTPGS
- the LOC120770833 gene encoding calcium-binding mitochondrial carrier protein Aralar1 isoform X1, whose product is MNIFCPSHWILQPVQCQDGSSFLKRASTDKLREVFLKYASLQKDGDYYMTSEDFVRKFLGLFTDATFNDESVRLLASIADTSKDGLISFVEFQAFEGLLCTPDALYKTAFQLFDRKGNGTVHYSDFVDIVQKTELHSKIPFNLDSSFIKRYFGEKKNRTISYAEFTQLLHDFHEEYAMEAFRSKDPAGSGYISPLDFQDVIVKVKRHLLTPVVKDNLVAVTEGHKVSFPYFIAFTSLLNNMELIKRIYLHATQGNRNEPVTKDELLYAAQTMSQITPLEIDILFQLTGALHQTGRIVYNDLNNISPEHYTKHITTRLAEIKAVESPADRSMAIQILESTYRFTLGSLAGAVGATVVYPIDLVKTRMQNQRAGSFIGEIAYRNSWDCFKKVIRHEGVLGLYRGLLPQLMGVAPEKAIKLTVNDLVRDKFTDKQGVIPLWSEIMAGACAGGSQVVFTNPLEIVKIRLQVAGEIAGGAKVRALSVVRDLGLFGLYKGARACLLRDVPFSAIYFPAYAHTKSLFADEDGYNHPLTLLAAGAIAGVPAASLVTPADVIKTRLQVVARSGQTTYTGVWDATKKIMAEEGPRAFWKGTAARVFRSSPQFGVTLVTYELLQRLFYVDFGGSHPTGSVVTKPNVLDETTQRFNSDHIGGYRAAVPLLNGIESKFGLYLPRFGRGTTSTTTTPGS
- the LOC120770833 gene encoding calcium-binding mitochondrial carrier protein Aralar1 isoform X2, translating into MVEKKELNEGSSFLKRASTDKLREVFLKYASLQKDGDYYMTSEDFVRKFLGLFTDATFNDESVRLLASIADTSKDGLISFVEFQAFEGLLCTPDALYKTAFQLFDRKGNGTVHYSDFVDIVQKTELHSKIPFNLDSSFIKRYFGEKKNRTISYAEFTQLLHDFHEEYAMEAFRSKDPAGSGYISPLDFQDVIVKVKRHLLTPVVKDNLVAVTEGHKVSFPYFIAFTSLLNNMELIKRIYLHATQGNRNEPVTKDELLYAAQTMSQITPLEIDILFQLTGALHQTGRIVYNDLNNISPEHYTKHITTRLAEIKAVESPADRSMAIQILESTYRFTLGSLAGAVGATVVYPIDLVKTRMQNQRAGSFIGEIAYRNSWDCFKKVIRHEGVLGLYRGLLPQLMGVAPEKAIKLTVNDLVRDKFTDKQGVIPLWSEIMAGACAGGSQVVFTNPLEIVKIRLQVAGEIAGGAKVRALSVVRDLGLFGLYKGARACLLRDVPFSAIYFPAYAHTKSLFADEDGYNHPLTLLAAGAIAGVPAASLVTPADVIKTRLQVVARSGQTTYTGVWDATKKIMAEEGPRAFWKGTAARVFRSSPQFGVTLVTYELLQRLFYVDFGGSHPTGSVVTKPNVLDETTQRFNSDHIGGYRAAVPLLNGIESKFGLYLPRFGRGTTSTTTTPGS